The nucleotide window GGGCGCGAGCTCGAGCCAGCGTGCGCCGTCGGCTCGACGCGTGGCGAGGTGGACGTCGATCCCGTCGCGTGCGGACAGCTCGCGGGCCAGGTTCACCGCGTAGACGCCCGCGCCGACCGGTCGCGCCGGTACGGCGGAGACGTCGAGGAGCAGCCGCACCGTGCGAGTCTACGAGCGCGGACCCGGCGCGAGCGCGGCTTCGTACGCTTCGCGGTGGACGTGCGCGGATTCGGTCCACGTGAAGCGGCGAGCGCGCTCGACGCTCGCGCGACGGCGCGCGTCGCGTCCCTCCTCGTCCTCGACGACGCGCACGAGCGCGTCGAACCATCCGTCGTCGTCGTTCGGGGCGACGAGCGCCCCGGCGTCGCCCACGACCTCGGGCAGGCTCGACGTGGAGGAGGCGACGACCGGGCAGCCGCGCGCCATCGCCTCGAGGACGGGGAGCCCGAAGCCTTCGTAGTGCGACGGCATCGCGCACACGGTCGCGGCGCGGTAGAGCGCGTCGAGCGTGTCCTCGTCGACCGCGCCGAGCTCGCGGACCCCGGGTCCCTCGATGGACGTGACGTCGCCCCATCCCGGCGGACCGACACGGACAAGCGTGACCTCGGGGTGCCGCTCGCGCACGCGTGCGACGACGCGCGCGAGGAACGGGATGTTCTTGCGCGGCTCGAGCGTCCCGACCGACAGCACGAACGGCGGTGCGACGCCGACGCGGCGCAGCCGCAACGCGAGGACGTCGTCGGCGAGATGACCCGGGATGTCGACGCCGTGATGCGCGACGAACAGCAGGCTCGCGTCGAACCCCTCGCGGAGCAGCTCGTCGCGCGTGAAGGTGGACGGCACGATGACGGCGCGCGCGTCACGCCGGGCGAGATCGAGGCCGCGCCGGTGGAACCGCACGCCCTGGCGCGTGAACATCTCCGGGTAGCGGAGGAACGCGACGTCGTTGACCGTCACGACGAGCGGCCGTCGTCCGGTGGGCGGCACCGCGAGGCTCGGCGCGTGCACCACGTCGGCGTCGATGCGGACCGGTGGGAAGCGGAGGCGGTGCCAGAGCTCGTAGCGCCACGGCGCGTACGGGTGTCCGAGCGCGGTGAACGACGGCCATCCCGCGGCGCGGTGGACGGACGGGTCACCCGCCGCGAACGAGACGACCTCGACCCCGGCTCGGGGGAGCGCGCCGAAGAGCCCCTCGACGTAGCGGCCGATGCCACCGGGGACGCGCTGCAACAGCTGACCGACGTGGAGCGCGACGCGCAACGAGTGCGGCGCTTGCGCGCGATGCGGTCTCACAGGAGGGAACCGTAGAGGGCCACCATCTCGTCGACGGCACGCCGCCACGTGTACCGGTCGGCGCGCGCGTGTCCGCGCTCGACGAGCGTGCCCCGCGCGCCGTGGTCGCGGAGCAGCGCGTCGAGCGCGCCGGCGATCGCGTCGACGTCCTGCGGGTCGACGAGCAGGGCGGCGTCGCCGAGGACCTCGGGGAGGGAGCCCGCCGCGCCCGCGACGACGGCGCTGCCGGCGGCCATCGCCTCGAGGGGCGGGAACCCGAACCCCTCGTACACCGACGGGTACGCGAACACGGTCGCGCCCGCGAGCAGGTCGCGACGGTCGTCGTCGGAGACGTAGCCGAGACGCCGAATGCGTGTGTGTGCTTTCGACGCGTCGACGGCCGCCCTGAACGCGTCCGAACCCCAGCCGTCCGGACCGGCGACGACGAGCACGACGTCGTCGTGCGCCGCGGCCACCGCGTCGAACGCGCGGACGAGGCGAGGAAGGTTCTTGCGCGGCTCGACGGTGCCGAGCGCGAGCACGTACCGCGCGGAGCCCGCGAGCTCCCGCCCTCGCCCGCCGTCCCCGCCCGCGACCGGCGCGAGCCCCGGGTAGACGCACGACACTCGCTGCTCGTCGGCGTGGAGATGCTCCACGACCTCGTCGCGAACGAACTCGCTCGTCACGTGCACGTGTGCGCCGCGTGCGAGCGCACGGCGCAGCAACCGGGGATACCGCAACGTGTCGGGCGTGCACATCTCGGGGAAGTGCACGAACGTCAGGTCGTACACCGACACGAGCGTCGGGACGCGCGCCGGCGGCGCGACGTAGTTCGTGGCGTGCACGACGTCGACCGGCCCGGTCCAGTGCTCGATGCGCGGCACGTCGCTGCGCATCCACAGCTCGCGCACCAGCCGCGCGGGCAGGCGCGATCGCGCCGCTGTGACACCGTCTGGCAGCACGCCGTCCAGCGCGCGTCGCCCGCTCACCGCGTAGCAGACGACGTCGACGCCGTCCCGCCGGCACAACCCGTGGACCAGGCCGTCGACGACGCGTGCGACCCCCGTGCGCGCACCGAGCAACGGCGTGCCGTCGAGCGCGACGCGCACCGCTCAGACGTCGCGAGCGGGCGCGGCGGTCGCGATCGCGGCGTATTCCTGGGGCCCGTAGAGGGAGTCGTTCAGGCGGCGGAACGCGTCGTTGACGAGGCGGACGTCCTCGACGACGACGGCGTCCGTCCCCGCCGGCGGCTCGGGGAGGAGCGGGAGGTGGTACGCGGACGCCGGCGCGTGGAACTCGAGACGCACGTCGCGGAAGCCGGCCCGCTCGCACAAGAACGTGACCAGGGCGGGGTGGAGCGGGCGGACGTGCGTCGGGTCCATGACGTAGGAGTTGCCGAGCACGACGAGCGACGCGGGGTTCGGCGTCTCGACGACGAGCACGCCGCCCGCGCGCAGACGCGTCGCGGCGAGCTCGAAGAACGCGACGAGCGTGTCGAGGTCGAGGTGCTCGACCACGTGGATCGCGGTGATCGCGCCCAGCGACGCCGGCTCCGCGGCGCCGAGGAACTCGACCGCGCCGGTCTCGTGGATGTCGAGGCCGCGGGCGCGCGCCGCCGCCGCCATGCCGGGGTCCGGCTCGACGCCGACCACGCGTGCGCCGCGTGACGCGAGGACCTCGAGCAGCTCGCCGCGGCCGCACCCGATGTCGACGACGGGCTGGTGCTCGAACAGCAGGTCGGCATAGCGCCGTTCCTGCTCGGCGAGGACGGCGGCCGGGTCGCCGCGGAAGCGGTGCTCGAACCCGACGTAGTCGAACCCTGACGACGGCTCGGTGGTCGCAACCGCGGGCGGCGCGCCCGCGTCGCCTGGGGGCGTGCTCGTCCCCGCGCGCACGCGTCGCAGCTCGCGATCGATCGCGTTCACGCGCTCACGCAGCTCCGCGAACCGCTCGGGGACGCCGGCCAGCCCGGCGGCAGGCGCGATCGCGGTGCCGAGCGAGTCGAGCGCGGCGTGGAACGCGCCGAGCTCACCCTTGAGCAGCTCCTGGTTCACCTCGAGCACGTGGACGCGCTCGTTCGCGCGCCCGAGCTCGACGATCGGTGCGAGCAGCCCCTCGATCGCGTCGACGCGCGCCTTGACGACCTGCAATTCGGATTCCAGGGGGCCGTACTCGCTGCGGAGCTCCGCGCGCACGGACTCGCGCACGCGGTCCTGCAGGCGCGCGGCAAGGCGGTCGAGCGCGCTGCCGACATACGGACGAAGGGTCTCGCGAGCCGCGTGCTTGACCCGGGTGCGCAGCGTTCCCGGCGTGTCGGGCGCGTCGGGCGCGGCCGCGGGCGTCACGGGACCGGGCGCCTTGTCGCTCGCGTCACCCGTGCGACCGTCGCCCGCGGCCGTGTCGCCGAGGTCGGCCCGCAGCGCGTCGAGCGCGGCCGGCTCGAGGTCGGGGTGGCTCATCGGGCGTCACCGGCGAGGGCCACGAAAGGTCCCGCGCGCTCGTACGCGCGGAGCACGACCGGTCCGGCGGCGCGCGAGCCGAGCTCCGTGAGCCGGTCGGCGAGGTGCGGCCCCGGCTGCTCGTCCGCGCGGCGCACACCGAGCCGGTCGAGGAGGTCGCGTGCGGCGCGACCGCTGTCGTGGACACGTTCGGCGAGGCGCCTGCCCGCCGCGCCGAGCCGCGCCGCGGTGCGGTCGTCGCGAGCAAGGACGCGCGCGGCCTCCCGCGCGTCCGACGCCGTCCGCGCGACCGCGACGTCGTCGCCGTCGGTTGCGCCGAGCCAGGCTGCCGTCGCCGCGTCGGTGACGACGGGCGTCGCGAGCGCGAGGGCGACGAGGACCTGCGGGCCGCGCACCGCGGCGGCCGCGCACACCGCGAGCGCGGCGGGAACCGACTCGGCACGCAACGGCGTGGGCTGCGGGAAGCCGACGACCACTGCGAGGTCGCCGTCGAGTGCGAGGCGCCGGCGCCAGCGTGCGCGCACGAGCGGCCCGACGGGGGGATGTTCGGACGTGTCGACCGCGGGATGCGGGAACCGCAACGCGTCGGCCGGGTCGCCGGCCGACGCGGGCTCCGCGGTTCCCATCCGCACGACGACGTCGACGCGCGACGCGAGCACCCGCTCGTCGTCGTGGGGTCCCACGACGACCGCGACCGGAACTCCGTCGCGGTCGCGGGACCGGACCGCGGCATCGAGCCGGTGCGCGTCGCTCGAGAGCGCGAGGCGAGCGTCCGGCGTGACGACGGAAGGGTCGCTCGCACGGACGTCGCACACGCGTCCGAGCGCGACGACGAGCGCGTCGGTCCCCGGCACGGTGCGGAACCCGCCGAGGACCTCGACCGTCGGTCGCCGCGCACGCATCACACGCCGAGGAGCCGGTCGACGACGGGCGCCCAGCTCAGATCGGCGACGCGCTCGCGAGCCTTCTCGCCCATGCGCTGCGCGAGATCGGGATCCGCGGCGAGCCGGTCGATCGCGGCGCCGAGCGCACTCGGCGTCCCGTCGGTGACGAAGCCCGTCACGCCGTCCTCGACCCACTCGAGCACTCCGCCCGCGTCGGCGGTCGTGATGACGGGCTTCCCGGCTCGGAACGCCTGCAGCGTGACGTACCCGTAGTCCTCGTCGA belongs to Acidimicrobiia bacterium and includes:
- a CDS encoding glycosyltransferase family 1 protein; translated protein: MRPHRAQAPHSLRVALHVGQLLQRVPGGIGRYVEGLFGALPRAGVEVVSFAAGDPSVHRAAGWPSFTALGHPYAPWRYELWHRLRFPPVRIDADVVHAPSLAVPPTGRRPLVVTVNDVAFLRYPEMFTRQGVRFHRRGLDLARRDARAVIVPSTFTRDELLREGFDASLLFVAHHGVDIPGHLADDVLALRLRRVGVAPPFVLSVGTLEPRKNIPFLARVVARVRERHPEVTLVRVGPPGWGDVTSIEGPGVRELGAVDEDTLDALYRAATVCAMPSHYEGFGLPVLEAMARGCPVVASSTSSLPEVVGDAGALVAPNDDDGWFDALVRVVEDEEGRDARRRASVERARRFTWTESAHVHREAYEAALAPGPRS
- a CDS encoding glycosyltransferase family 1 protein — its product is MRVALDGTPLLGARTGVARVVDGLVHGLCRRDGVDVVCYAVSGRRALDGVLPDGVTAARSRLPARLVRELWMRSDVPRIEHWTGPVDVVHATNYVAPPARVPTLVSVYDLTFVHFPEMCTPDTLRYPRLLRRALARGAHVHVTSEFVRDEVVEHLHADEQRVSCVYPGLAPVAGGDGGRGRELAGSARYVLALGTVEPRKNLPRLVRAFDAVAAAHDDVVLVVAGPDGWGSDAFRAAVDASKAHTRIRRLGYVSDDDRRDLLAGATVFAYPSVYEGFGFPPLEAMAAGSAVVAGAAGSLPEVLGDAALLVDPQDVDAIAGALDALLRDHGARGTLVERGHARADRYTWRRAVDEMVALYGSLL
- a CDS encoding methyltransferase domain-containing protein — encoded protein: MSHPDLEPAALDALRADLGDTAAGDGRTGDASDKAPGPVTPAAAPDAPDTPGTLRTRVKHAARETLRPYVGSALDRLAARLQDRVRESVRAELRSEYGPLESELQVVKARVDAIEGLLAPIVELGRANERVHVLEVNQELLKGELGAFHAALDSLGTAIAPAAGLAGVPERFAELRERVNAIDRELRRVRAGTSTPPGDAGAPPAVATTEPSSGFDYVGFEHRFRGDPAAVLAEQERRYADLLFEHQPVVDIGCGRGELLEVLASRGARVVGVEPDPGMAAAARARGLDIHETGAVEFLGAAEPASLGAITAIHVVEHLDLDTLVAFFELAATRLRAGGVLVVETPNPASLVVLGNSYVMDPTHVRPLHPALVTFLCERAGFRDVRLEFHAPASAYHLPLLPEPPAGTDAVVVEDVRLVNDAFRRLNDSLYGPQEYAAIATAAPARDV
- a CDS encoding glycosyltransferase gives rise to the protein MRARRPTVEVLGGFRTVPGTDALVVALGRVCDVRASDPSVVTPDARLALSSDAHRLDAAVRSRDRDGVPVAVVVGPHDDERVLASRVDVVVRMGTAEPASAGDPADALRFPHPAVDTSEHPPVGPLVRARWRRRLALDGDLAVVVGFPQPTPLRAESVPAALAVCAAAAVRGPQVLVALALATPVVTDAATAAWLGATDGDDVAVARTASDAREAARVLARDDRTAARLGAAGRRLAERVHDSGRAARDLLDRLGVRRADEQPGPHLADRLTELGSRAAGPVVLRAYERAGPFVALAGDAR